The nucleotide window GTGTTAACCAATGAGAAAGATATTTCTTGTGTTAATTCTGGCCGCTGTTGTTATTGCAGCGGGAGTAGCCTACTTATTCTTAACGCAAGGTGAAAAATCTTCTCCGCCGCCAGTAGAAAATGGAGGAAAACCTCCAGGAAAAGAAGGAAAATTCCAGATATCTTATAAAGGCGAGGTCTATTACGTAGAAGAGTTATACATGAAGAATCCGCTGACGGGAGACAAGCAGAGAGTTAAAATATATTATAAAAGCGAGAAACTTCCTGCGATAATACTGGTTCCAGGTAGAGGAGGTAGTTTAGAAAAATTTGAGAGAGAAAACCTGGCTCTATATGCAGCCTCTAAGGGCTTTATAGTATTGGCTTTCGACCCCTTAGGCAAGGGAAAGAGCGGCGGCAAACCAAACGATTACGGTAAATTAGACCAGGCTTTTCTATATGAGGTGTATAAGCTGGCTAAAAGCAAAAGCAATGGAGTAGTAGGCATATTGAGTTTTTCCTTCGGTGTTAATATGGTCGCTGGGGCTTTAGCTGACTATGACATGCCAATTGAATTTTGGATAGACTGGGAGGGACCTGTGGATAGAATATTTTCTCAAGTTTACTGTGGGGAGTTGACTAGAGAAGAGTTAAGGAGTGCTACAGACGAGATGTTGGATGAAGCGAGGCGTAGGATAATGGAAAAACTGGCGAAAGGAGAGAAGGGCTCAGGAGACAGCTGCTACAACGATGATTACTGGAAGGAGAGAGAGGCTATACGCCTAGTGGAGAAAATTAATAAAAACGAGGTGAAGTTCTATGTCCGTCTTCAAGGTTTAAAGGATCACATCCAGCCTAACTATGATCATTCTATAATGATGGTTAACAAGATGGTCGATTTAGGTTTTAAAGTAAGGCTGAACTATGGACCATGTGGTTTAAAATACGATCGTACGCTAATTAAAACTTTCTTAATTCCAATTAGAGACAAACCTGAAGCGCTCAGGAAAGCCGTTCTTATAGCGTGTGAGCTAGTCCACCCAAGGAGTAAGCCTTATCCTATATATGTTACGATAGTAATGCATAACGAGGAGCCTCCAACATATCCGGACTTTTCGAAAAACCAGACCTATTACCTCTGGTCTAGAAATCAGCTTTTAAAATTTGCCGAGCTAGTCCACAAATACGGCGCCGCTTTTGACTGGCAATCAGACTGGACGTTTCTGAAAGCAGTATCAATTTTCGATAAAGGAACTGTAGTGCAGAACACTAAGGGCAAGAATATAGTGGCTTATTTATATGAGGATTTGGGAGTATCTGTAGATCCTCACGCTCATGAAACGGTTTACAATTATGCAGACGTAGCCGAGCTTATTAGAATGCTTGGAGTATCACCGTCGAGAGTGGTAGGAGGCTTCCTGTATTATCCTCCAGACAATCCGCAAGGATGGGAAAAATTCCGAGAACCGTTGAAGGGAAGCGTATATCCTAGCGCCGTGTGGAAAGCTGAAGTACTCTGGGGTGCTAGCACTTATCATCATCAAGGACTCGATCTCCACGCTTCCGGAGTTTGGAAGCCTAAAGACAGATATCACTTCATAACTCATGACCCTGGTCAGCCTTTGATTTACGTGGGAGGTTATAGGCGTTCAGCTATGATACTAGGTGGGCTTCCAGAGCTCGTGATGTATGCGGAGGAGGGGGTTCTAGAAGCCGATAAAATTTACACGGTGACGGTATTCGTATCTCAATCCATGCTAACCGACGATTTCATACAAGCGTTTGAGGATTACGTTCTTAAGCCATTAAAGCTCTACGAAGAACAGGGCGTCGTGGAATGGGCTACGCTAGAGGAGGTGGCTGAAATATGGAAGACAAAGTTCGGCGGGCAGCCCAATATTTTCATAGCTCTTGATGAGCGGGAGAAAATTAGAGAACTTTTTCCTCCATAAAATAAATCATTTTATATCCTGTAAATCTTTAGCTCTTCGGGTATGAAAACCTCACCTTTGAAATATTTTCTGGCTGCCTCAATATATGCACGAGTAAATTCTTCGTTTGGATAATAATAGAACGGCAGGTGAACGAGCGCGAGCATCTTCGCGTTGGCTTTATCTGCTATAATAGCTGCGTCTTTAACAGCGGTGTGCCAATCGGCGATAGCTTCTTTCTCGAGGCCTGGAGGATACGTAGCATCGTGTATTAGCAAATCGCAGTTTTTAGCTAATTCTATAATATTATCTGTTGGCGTGGTATCACCAGTATAGCAGAGAGATCTGTCCAAATCTACTCGATAAGCCAAGGCTGGTATAGAGTGTTTAGCCTCGCCGGAAGTTACAGGACCTACTTTATCTCCTGGCTTTATCTCTTTAAACTCGAGCCATTTAAGTATGCGTTCAAGCGGTGAGCTGTACATCTTTAGTAGAGAAATCGTTAGTTCACGTATTCCTGCTGGTCCGACGATAACTAGCTTATTCTTTCTTTTCGTCAGCATGTAATACCATAAAAGTGGAATTAAACCTACGAAGTGATCGGCATGAGTATGCGTTATGAAAACGTAGTCGATTTTATTGATTGCGTTGATTTCCTGCAGAGCTCTGGTAATTCCTTCTCCACAGTCAAACAGTAAGTTTTCAACTAGAAAACTTATAGTGTTGTGGTTTTTAACAGAAGTGCTTCCTGCTACGCCTAAAAATATTACCTCCATCATCCTTCACGCTCTTCCAGGTCGCACAATAGCCAATCCACTAAGTTATCAACAAACTTCTCATTATCAGCTAGTTGTATAAATGGATCAAGCATGAAAGTTATATCGCTTAAAGCTAATACTGTGCCATTTAGGGCTATAATCGTATGCTCTGAAGCCCTATCGGTAATTGCCATTTTCGTATCGGAGCTTGTTAAAGCGATTTTAGTAGCATTAGTGTAAATGCTGGTTCCCGTGAAAATAATTAGCGTATCAATATCTTTAGTTAAGCTACTATTTTCGAACGTTTCAACTATAACGTTTCTGTAGATACCGTATTTGCTCTCAGAAGAATACAGATATCCTGTGCCAAAAACAAAGCCGAACTCCTGGGCCAGCTCGTTTACGTAAATTGGAAAATCTATCGCTGGATCATGTGCTATGACCAGTTTTCCGCCATTTTTGATATATTGTTTTATTGCTTTGATCTCTTCGCCCCTGTAGCTCTCGAGGGGGGTGAATATGATGAGCGCTGAAGGTTTTGCTTTTAAAGCTTCCTCGAAATTATTCGATTTGAGAAAGAGAATTTTACCCCCTTTTTCCACGAGCTTGCCTATGAACTCCATCATTATGGGTGTTGGAAAAACGTTTCTATGAGATAGATCGATAACAATTTTACGTGTCGCGTTCGTGTTTTCTACGGTTTGCCTAAACATCTCATCGTAAAAACGCTCTCTACGAGATATAACATCGTAAAAGCCTAATGGATTTTCGACCATGTAAGGCGGCACGTAATAAATTAAATATCCCATCTCGGAAAGGTTTGCTATTATTGATTCTGGAATCTTACCGTGGCTTATCCAGATCCAATAGCCCGTAGATTCTGCGGTAATTTGTAATTCAATTTTTGCTTTTTTAGTTAAATCAACTACTTCATATTCTGTTATGTTTGCTAAGCTTGCGGCCTTGTCGATAGCGTCGAGGTAGGAGCCTAAATCATCTATGAGCCCTGCTTCGACAGCTTGAGCTGCAATAAAAAGCTTGCCCGTAGATACTTCATCTATTGATATTCTCAGCCTATTACCTCTGCTTTCTCTTACGCTGTCAACGAAAGTCTGGAAAATTGTCTCCAGAACTAGGGGGAACTCTCTTACAGAAAATCCTGCAAGCTTATATGCGCCAGTTTCTAAAATCTCCTCAGTAGGTAAGACTATGGAGGGGGCGTAGGCGATAACGCCTACGTTACCTATCATCGAGCTTGGTGTAGCGTAAATATAGTTGGCTCCTAGTGCTATATAATAGCCTCCAGAAGCCGCTAACCCCTCTATAGAAGCTACGACGGGCTTCGCTCTGGATAGTTTTCTGAGATCGCCATAGATTTCCTCGCAAACAGTTGCTAAGCCTCCTCCAGAGTTAATCCTCACAACTACAGCCTTAATAGTATCGTTTTTTAAAGCGGTATCTATAGCCCTTAGATACATCTTCCTGTCTCCGCTAAATAAGAGATAACCTTCAACTTCAATAACTCCGATAACAGGTTTTTTTAAGGAGGGCTTGACACGGTAGTACACGCCGATAGCAGCGATTAACATTACAATTGTGATTGCTAAAATAAAAACTATCTTTTTAAGATCGAGCATAATTCTAAACTTGCCAAACGATCTATTTAAATAATTTTATGATTTAAAAAACAGTTCGTTAAAAATAGTTTAGTGCTTAGGCTATTTAATAGTTGCTTCTTCTAGTATAAGCTTGATAACATCCTCTACTTTCATTGATCCTAAATTGCCCTTTTTCCGCCTACGAACTGAAACAACATTGTTTTTCGCTTCTTTTCTTCCGACAACCAGCAGGTATGGAATCTTCTCCAGTTCTCCCTGTCTTATCTTGTAGCCCAATGCTGCCTTACTGTCGTCGATTTCAGCCCTAACACCGCTGGCCGACAATTTCTCGTAGACCTTATACGCGTAATCTAGGTATTTATCGCTTATCGGTATTACCCTAGCCTGCACGGGCGCAAGCCAAAGTGGGAAATCCCCAGCATAGTTTTCAATTAGGATTCCGAAAAATCTTTCAATAGAGCCTAGAAGAGCTCTATGTATCATAACCACAGTTTTTTCTTTCCCATCTTTATCAACGTATGTCACATTAAATCTCTCGGGAAGATTGAAATCTACCTGTATGGTCGTGCATTGCCACTTTCTACCAATAGCGTCGATGAGCTTTACGTCTATTTTAGGACCATAGAAGGCAGCTTCGCCTGGCATAACCTTGAAATCATAGCCTTTTCTTTTAAGCGCATTTTTTAGAGCTGCTTCAGCGTGCTCCCAGATCTCGGGAGTTCCCATGTACTCTTCAGGCTTATCAGCTTCCCAAGTCGAAAGCTCTATCTCGTATTGTTTAAAGCCGAATGCCGAGAGTATATATTCCATCAAATCTAGTGCGCTTACAACCTCGTCTTCCAGTTGTTCTCTAGTGCAGAATATGTGAGCATCGTCCTGCGTAAAGCCCCTAGCACGCATCAAACCATGCAATGTTCCAGAACGCTCAAACCTGTACACCGTTCCCAGCTCGAAATATCTAATAGGTAGGTCTCGATAGCTTCGTATCTTGGATTTGTAAATAAGAACATGGAATGGACAGTTCATCGGCTTTACCACGTAAGGCATTTCCTCTTTTTCGAAAACATACATTAGATCCCTGTAATATCTCAGATGTCCCGAGGTTTCCCAAAGTTTTCCATAGGCTATATGTGGAGTATAGACTAATTGATATCCATTTTTTAAATGTACGTCTCTAAGAAATTCTTCGATCATTTTTCTGATAAGGGCTCCTTTGGGATGCCACAAGACGAGTCCAGGACCTATAATCTCAGAAGGCATTGAAAACAAATCAAGTTGTACTCCTATTACTCTATGGTCTCTTTTCCTGGCTTCTTCCAGCTGATATAGGTAATTTTCGAGCATTTCCCTTTCAGGAAATGATATTCCATAAATGCGTTGCATCACCGGATTCTTCTCGTCTCCTTTCCAATAAGAAGACGAAACCGATAAGAGTTTAAAGCATTTTATATATCCGGTAGAAGGCAAGTGAGGACCACGGCATAGATCTATGAAATCTCCTTGTTTATATACCGTTACCTTCTCATCAACCATTTCGTTAAGAAGCTCTACTTTATATTTTTCACCTAATTTCTCGAATAGCTTTATTGCCTCTAACCTATCAAGTTCCTTCCTTTCCAAAGGTATATTTTCCTTAATTATCTTTTTCATTTCTTTCTCGATTTTTTTTAGGTCTTCAGGAGTAAATGCGTAGCCCCCGACATCAAAGTCATAGTAAAAACCGTTTTCTATTGGAGGTCCCACGCCCAGCTTTGCATTTGGAAAGAGTCGTTTAACAGCATGGGCTAAGATGTGCGAACTCGTATGCCAGTAAACCATTTTTCCTTCTTCGCTGTTAAAATCTAAGACCTCTATAAGCTTTAAATCTTCCTTTATTACCATAGACAAATCTATTAGTTTTCCATTTACGCGAGCTACTAGGCCAGAATTTTTCGGTATTTTGTCAAGTATTCTTTCTCCAACCCTAGCCTTTATAATTTCCCCGTTTGGAAGTTTAATTGTTACCATTTTTAACACCTTTTAAAAGATAGAGAAAACCCTTCAATCTAAAATGTATGGAATGGCTGAAAGAAAGAGAGCGGTTTCTAACGAATTGTTTGATGGTCACCCACTGCTAAGCACCATTCAGAGAATACTTAGAGTCCTGTATTTAAGCTTTACTAAATTAGGTTCTGCGCGCGCCAACGTTTCAACAGAACCCTAAATTAGAGCTTTTTTAGTTTTATTTGTAAAACCCCATTTTTATATTTCGTTTTTACACTGCTTGGATCTATTTTAACCTTTAATGATATTTCCTTCTTAAAATCTGGAGTTTCTATTAGAATCCAATTTTCACTAGCAGACACGCTAATATTTTCAGTTTTATAGCCTGGCAAATCAACATAGACCTTTACTTCACTATCTTCATAGAAAACGTCATACATGACATCAAGCGGTTCCTCAGCTGTTGCGGGCTTTTCCTCTACTATTCTTGGTCTGGCTTCAGAACTATACGTTGCTATAAAACCACTTACGCCTGGGCCTTCTATTTTCTTTACTTTCCAACCTTCTCTTTCCAGTTCTTCTAAGTTTATATCTTCGAATTCTTCTAAAAACTCTTTGAATATCCTTTCCCTAAATTTTCTAAACTCATCAAATATGTCTGCCATTACAGACTTTAAATCAGTAAAACTATAAAAACTTCTCCCTTGTCAAGCAATATTGTAAAAGATAAACTTATTTTGTCTCGGAATAACCTAATAACTATCAGGGTTGTTATCATGGATTTTACCTCCTCTAAATCTACGGGTATAGAATGGTTAGACGAACTGTTATCAGGAGGTTTTTCTGAAGGATCGACAAATCTGTTTACTGGTGATATCGGTACAGGAAAAACCATTTTTGCAATATCTTTTCTTGCAGAAGGAGTAAAAAATGGTGAAAAATGCGTTTACATATCTACAACAACGGAAACGGCCAGACTTAGAAAATATCTTGTCTCTCTAAAATTCTTACCTAAAAATATTCTGGATGAAATTGAATGGATTGATTTTACTCCGGCACCAAGAGATATATTTCCAGTAGGCAAGGACAAGGTTGAAAAATTGTTTGTAGAATATTTTAAGGTGGAAACAGCTGACAGGCTGGTTTTGGATAACTATACTTCTCTCGAGAGGCTCATACATGACCCCTCTTTTTCTCGAGAGTTTCTCTTTCAAATGATTAGAATTCTTTCGAAAAAGGAGGTAACTAGTGTTATTATTGAAGAAGAGGTAAAGGCTGAAGCTTTAGCATATGATCAACATAGGTTTTTTGCAGATTCTGTAATAAGATTTGTTATAATTCCTCTCGAAAGCGGTTATGTTAGAGCATTAAGAATATTGAAGCTCTATGGGAAGGAACATCTGCTTGAATACATTCCTTTTGAAATTACTAGCGATAGTATAAGAAAATTACCTGGAAAAATTGTAGAGTTTGGAGATAAAAAATTTGTAAAAGTAGAATAGGCAGTTATTATGGAAGCTAGTATAAGAAATGCTTTACAAAAACTCGATAAGTTGCCTGCAAGAAGCACAGTACTGATACAGGTCGGATCAGATTTACCTATTTTGCGAATACATGCTAGTGTACTTTCATTTCTAATAGAGAGAGGCTTTGCGTGTATATACATAAATTCTATGAGACCTGCTTTTGATCTAATTGACCGCTTTGATTTTTACAGCTTTAAAGCAAGAGAGGCGTTGATGAGTGGTAAACTTGCTATCGTAGACGTTATTTCGCGCTCAGTGGAAGCTCCAGAAATGCCGAATACTGTTTACATATCTTCTCCCTCTGATTTAAGCGAGCTTCAGCTTGGTATCGAAAGAGCTTTAAGTTTAATTAGCGCAGAACCTGGTAAAACTTGGCTTGTTCTTGATGGCTTATCTACTTTGCTTGTTTTTAATAGTACGGGTGGCGTAATGCAGTTCTTAATATTTTTTATAGGTAGACTGCGTGCACTCGAATTTTATGGGGCATTATTCCTGTTTAGGGAAGGATTAGAAAAAGACCTAGAAAGTGTTATTAAACAGTATGTTGATATTGTAGTAGAAATTTAGGTGCTCAGATATGATAGATAATAGTATTGTTAGGCTTCCTACGGGTGTGAAAGGTTTAGATTCTCTAATTGAAGGAGGTTTTATTAAAGGAGACAGTATTTTGGTAGCCGGGCATCCAGGAACAGGAAAAACAACAATGTCTTTACAGTTTATCTATCAAGGAGCAAAAATAGGGGAGCAAGGAGCATACATATCGCTTCTGGAACCTGTATGGAAAATAAAGAGAAATGCATTGAGATTTGGATGGAACTTTGAAGAACTAGAGAAAAAGAATATGGTAAAATTTGTAGATCTAATTCCGGTTTTAGAGTCTAGAGATGTTCCCGGTTTGTTGTCGGCGGCATTGGATAGCGTGGAGAATTTCAAGCCTAAAAGGCTTGTGATAGATACTCTTTCGGCTTTGCTATCTGCAGTAAAGGATCCTGGCGAAGGAAGAATATTGCTTTCGATGATAAATCATTTTCTGAGCAAAATTAGATGCACAACTCTCTTATTATCGGAGATACCTTGGGGCGAAAGGCGTTTAGGAATGGGTATTGAGGAATTTATAGCTGATGCATTAATCATACTGGAGATATACATAGAGAAGAATAGATTATGGAGGAGGCTCTGTATAGCTAAGATGAGGGGTACAAAACATTCACTCGACTATTATAACATATACATTTCAGATAAAGGAGTAGAAATTTCGCCCATACCGGCAACACGTTTATAAGCTGAATATTTTTTTCCTTTGTTTAATCTTTAATCATGGCAAAAGTCTCTCTGGATCTCTTGGGAATAAAGTTGCTTCTCTAATGTTTGGAATGTTTAGCAGTTGCATCGTTAACCTTTCTATCCCGATGTTAAAACCGCCATGCGGTGGCGCTCCATATTTGAAGTGTTTGGCAAACCACTCTATAGATTCCAAGCTTATGTTTTTTCTCTTGTACTTGTTCAATTATTTTTTGGTAGCGATGTCCTATTCAACTATTTTTAAGTCTTTAACTAGCAAGCGTAATAATATAATAACAGCGAAAACTATTGAAGGATAAATAAGATCAAATCGGTCGGTAATCGAAAATAATAGATAATACTTCAACTACTAGCACAAAAATATTGGCAAGAAAATTTTACTCTTCAAATTTCTAAAATACATGTTTTACTTAGTTCGCAAACATGGATAGGCTTGTATTTAACATTCAAGTATGTATGCAATATTTAGTGTTTGACACATGAATGAATAACTTTCACATTATTGGAACTAGGTTTCAACCACTATGAAATTTCTATACAATTCTAATAAGCACATATATACTATCAACAGGAATACCTAGTTTGCTAGTTTTAAATCAAAATTGTTATAACTTTGATTATTATTTTAATCTAGACATGAATAAAGAAAATCAAAGTTATAAAAAACAAATCCTAGTTTTATTATTTCTATCTCCCGGAATAGCTGAGTTATTGTCTGGATCAAGTCCTCCTCTTGAATTTTTCCAACCTCTAACGCTGTTATTGCTGATAGCGTTCTATGGTACAGGAGCATTATTGATACGTGAAGCCTGGGTTAGATGGAGAAAAAGCCCTTACTCTTTACTTCTTTTAGGAGCAGCTTATGGTATTCTTGAAGAAGGCGTATTAGTGAAAAGCTTTTTCTCCACTACATGGCCTGATCTTGGCATATTAGCATGGTATGGTAGGTGGCTGGGCGTGAACTGGATTTGGGCGGTTATGCTCACAATTTATCATGCCGTATTTAGCATAGCTATACCTATAATATTAGCAGAGCTGGCATTTCCAAATACAAGAAATGAACAATGGCTTGGTTCCAAAGGAATAAAAATTGTATTCATAGTTTTTATAGGAGTTTCAACGTTATTTTTTATCTCTTTCCGATATGAAGTTCCAATTGTTTATCTTTTATCAGCTTTGTTCGTGGCAGTATTGTTAATTGCAGCGGCTAAAAAATTAGCAGGAAAGTATCCTCTAGGAGTAGAAGAACCTCCAGGACTTGTAAAGTTGGCTGTGATAGGCTCATCATGGTCGACATTCTTACTGATAGGACCACACTTATTTGGTCATTTAGGCATATCACCAACGGTATGTGTCTTATTCTTGCTAGCTTCGTTTATTATTCTTTTAAAGTGGGTTCTACGTCATAGTTGGCATTCTAAACTTAAAATTTTTGATGTAATAACATCTCCTCTCTGGACACTAATAGTACTAGCATTTATAGCAGAGATAGACATTGAGAGACCAGATAATACGGCTGGTATGAGCTTAGTAGGCTTAATTTCTGTTCTGTTCTTAATAATTGCAAGAAAAAAGTTAAAGGGAGAAAGTCGGCAAGAAGAAACTTATTTATCTATCATGATCAGCTGGACAGTTATCTAGACTCCAATAAATTACGGGAATATCAGCAACATATACGCCCTTTAATATCTTGGGCAACGCGACGAGTATAGTGTCGAAAGTAGGCCCTCTTATCTTAACTCTATATGGACATTTTCCTCCATCGCTTACTATGTGGAAACATAATTCTCCACGGGCACTTTCGACAAAATGTAGTGCTTCTCCTTTTGGAAGAGGAGTAAAATATGAGACTATCCTACCGCTTTTTGTCTTTTTGTTAGCTACTGGACCGCTTGGAATTTTGTCTAAGGCATTTTCTAAAATCCTTAAGCTTTCCTCTATTTCCTTTCTGCGACATAATACTCTAGAGTAGGCGTCGCCGTCGTTTAATGTTATCATATTGAAATCGAGTTCGTCGTATGATTCATAAGGTGTTGTCTTTCTTATATCAAGTCTTGCTCCAGTAGCACGTAGATTTGGTCCAGTCACGTCTAGATCGATAGCCTGATCTCTCGTTAATCTACCCAGTCCTTTAGTTCTTTCGATAAATGCTTCATTTTCAAAGCATAATTCATCATAAGTCTTCAATCTTTTTTCAAAGTATTTAACGAATTTTAATACATCATCTTTAAAGCCTGGTGGCATGTCGCGTCTTACACCACCTGGAATATTATATATGCTATATATTCTAGACCCTGTTAATTTCTCAAGCAAAAGAAGTACCTTCTCTCTATCTCCCCATGCAATTCTAGCTACAGTATCAAAGCCAGACGTGGCTCCGACGAGGCCTATATTTAATAGATGGCTTTGTATTCTAGATAACTCCGCTTGGATAACTCTGAGATATTTAGCCCTTCTCGGCGCATCAAGTCCCGCTATTTTCTCTACAGCCCCTATATATCCTAGTTCATAGCTTGCACCGTCTAATACGCATACTCGCTGAACTATCATTATGTTTTGCCACCAACTCCTGTATTCCATTAGTTTCTCGAA belongs to Thermoproteales archaeon and includes:
- a CDS encoding Hsp20/alpha crystallin family protein encodes the protein MADIFDEFRKFRERIFKEFLEEFEDINLEELEREGWKVKKIEGPGVSGFIATYSSEARPRIVEEKPATAEEPLDVMYDVFYEDSEVKVYVDLPGYKTENISVSASENWILIETPDFKKEISLKVKIDPSSVKTKYKNGVLQIKLKKL
- a CDS encoding MBL fold metallo-hydrolase; this encodes MMEVIFLGVAGSTSVKNHNTISFLVENLLFDCGEGITRALQEINAINKIDYVFITHTHADHFVGLIPLLWYYMLTKRKNKLVIVGPAGIRELTISLLKMYSSPLERILKWLEFKEIKPGDKVGPVTSGEAKHSIPALAYRVDLDRSLCYTGDTTPTDNIIELAKNCDLLIHDATYPPGLEKEAIADWHTAVKDAAIIADKANAKMLALVHLPFYYYPNEEFTRAYIEAARKYFKGEVFIPEELKIYRI
- the thrS gene encoding threonine--tRNA ligase, which produces MVTIKLPNGEIIKARVGERILDKIPKNSGLVARVNGKLIDLSMVIKEDLKLIEVLDFNSEEGKMVYWHTSSHILAHAVKRLFPNAKLGVGPPIENGFYYDFDVGGYAFTPEDLKKIEKEMKKIIKENIPLERKELDRLEAIKLFEKLGEKYKVELLNEMVDEKVTVYKQGDFIDLCRGPHLPSTGYIKCFKLLSVSSSYWKGDEKNPVMQRIYGISFPEREMLENYLYQLEEARKRDHRVIGVQLDLFSMPSEIIGPGLVLWHPKGALIRKMIEEFLRDVHLKNGYQLVYTPHIAYGKLWETSGHLRYYRDLMYVFEKEEMPYVVKPMNCPFHVLIYKSKIRSYRDLPIRYFELGTVYRFERSGTLHGLMRARGFTQDDAHIFCTREQLEDEVVSALDLMEYILSAFGFKQYEIELSTWEADKPEEYMGTPEIWEHAEAALKNALKRKGYDFKVMPGEAAFYGPKIDVKLIDAIGRKWQCTTIQVDFNLPERFNVTYVDKDGKEKTVVMIHRALLGSIERFFGILIENYAGDFPLWLAPVQARVIPISDKYLDYAYKVYEKLSASGVRAEIDDSKAALGYKIRQGELEKIPYLLVVGRKEAKNNVVSVRRRKKGNLGSMKVEDVIKLILEEATIK
- a CDS encoding S49 family peptidase, which codes for MLDLKKIVFILAITIVMLIAAIGVYYRVKPSLKKPVIGVIEVEGYLLFSGDRKMYLRAIDTALKNDTIKAVVVRINSGGGLATVCEEIYGDLRKLSRAKPVVASIEGLAASGGYYIALGANYIYATPSSMIGNVGVIAYAPSIVLPTEEILETGAYKLAGFSVREFPLVLETIFQTFVDSVRESRGNRLRISIDEVSTGKLFIAAQAVEAGLIDDLGSYLDAIDKAASLANITEYEVVDLTKKAKIELQITAESTGYWIWISHGKIPESIIANLSEMGYLIYYVPPYMVENPLGFYDVISRRERFYDEMFRQTVENTNATRKIVIDLSHRNVFPTPIMMEFIGKLVEKGGKILFLKSNNFEEALKAKPSALIIFTPLESYRGEEIKAIKQYIKNGGKLVIAHDPAIDFPIYVNELAQEFGFVFGTGYLYSSESKYGIYRNVIVETFENSSLTKDIDTLIIFTGTSIYTNATKIALTSSDTKMAITDRASEHTIIALNGTVLALSDITFMLDPFIQLADNEKFVDNLVDWLLCDLEEREG
- a CDS encoding AAA family ATPase encodes the protein MIDNSIVRLPTGVKGLDSLIEGGFIKGDSILVAGHPGTGKTTMSLQFIYQGAKIGEQGAYISLLEPVWKIKRNALRFGWNFEELEKKNMVKFVDLIPVLESRDVPGLLSAALDSVENFKPKRLVIDTLSALLSAVKDPGEGRILLSMINHFLSKIRCTTLLLSEIPWGERRLGMGIEEFIADALIILEIYIEKNRLWRRLCIAKMRGTKHSLDYYNIYISDKGVEISPIPATRL